A genomic window from Cytobacillus suaedae includes:
- the phnE gene encoding phosphonate ABC transporter, permease protein PhnE → MSKTTETIKPPVKKNRWQFGVIALVVIYLYYVALTMTDLSFRGSSLSPAAIFKRLFWDPFFMADVRAKIPEYMYYMIETVLIAYAGTLIAAVLAIPFGFLAARNMSKLSNVGKWILNGIRAFPEIMLAIIFVAAVGMGPYAGVLAIGIHSIGGLGKLYSEVIESIDMKVLEALKANGANRLQVMWFGVIPQVIPQFSNYAMYRFEVDVRSSTILGVVGAGGIGAPLIIASMQRNWEQVGMMLIIIIVFVTIMDLISGKIRQRIV, encoded by the coding sequence ATGAGTAAGACAACAGAAACAATTAAACCACCAGTTAAAAAGAATCGTTGGCAATTCGGTGTCATCGCACTTGTAGTTATTTACTTGTACTATGTTGCATTAACAATGACAGACCTGTCTTTCCGCGGATCTTCATTAAGTCCAGCTGCTATTTTTAAACGTTTATTCTGGGATCCGTTCTTCATGGCTGATGTTCGTGCTAAGATTCCTGAATACATGTATTATATGATTGAAACTGTCTTAATCGCTTATGCTGGGACATTAATTGCTGCTGTATTAGCCATTCCTTTTGGTTTTCTTGCAGCAAGAAATATGTCAAAGTTATCAAATGTTGGGAAATGGATTCTAAATGGTATCCGTGCTTTCCCGGAAATCATGTTAGCGATTATCTTCGTAGCTGCTGTAGGAATGGGTCCTTATGCAGGTGTATTAGCAATCGGAATACACTCCATTGGCGGACTAGGAAAATTATACTCTGAAGTTATTGAGTCAATAGATATGAAGGTTCTTGAAGCGCTTAAAGCCAATGGAGCAAATCGTCTACAAGTCATGTGGTTTGGTGTAATTCCACAAGTTATTCCTCAGTTCTCAAACTATGCAATGTATCGCTTTGAAGTTGATGTGCGTTCATCGACGATCTTAGGGGTTGTAGGTGCCGGTGGTATTGGTGCTCCTCTAATCATTGCGTCAATGCAACGTAACTGGGAGCAAGTAGGTATGATGCTAATCATTATCATTGTTTTCGTAACAATTATGGATTTAATATCTGGAAAAATTCGTCAACGTATCGT